From the Sphingobacteruim zhuxiongii genome, the window TTGTTTAAATTTATGGAGCTTGCTCCCGATGATTTTCATCAAGAGCTGCTTATAAAACGAGGGCATGTTAACCATCACTCATAAGCAGCTTCTCAAAAACGCACAACAATAAACAAGGATATTTCGGAAGAATCAAACGCTGACGAACATTATCGATTTCTCAACATATCAAGCACATCATCCTAGCGTACACAACGAATATTATATTGACGATAATTCAAATTATCTGCAACCGTTGAGGTATAACCGTTATTCGTGCCAAAGTCATGTCGAAAGTAGATGGCGACTTCCCCATTCGTTTTCGATGTTTTGCTAGAGGTCCACAGGTATAGGTAGTTGGGCATTTCCAGTGCCGAAAGCGACGAGTTATACTTTCCATCGAACTTTAATTTCAAGAAATTCGTATTAGATTTATTTTTATATTTCACGTATCGGGTCGACGCATCACCAATCACGTCATATCCCAGCTCCTCAGTCGTATTCGCTTGATTCGCTAAATTCCCAAAATCGGCATCCGTAGGTAGGCGCCAGACGCCTTCTGGCTTCACTAATTTACAGGGATCATCTCCTGTACTTAACCAGTTGCTTCTCCGCTGGTTGGGAAGTAAACTCATCCAGTACCAATAATCCGAAGCAGCATAATTTTGCGTGAATTTGTCCGGATATTCCAGCAAGCCATAACTATTGAGATTCCTAAAATAATTATAACTGCAATCTTCCCGAAATTTATAACTGGCCGACGACCCATCATAGTAAAGATTCGCTTTGGACCAGGTGACACCTGCAATTGTAAATCCTCCTTCCAAAAAGTTGATAGTAGCCAATGATGTTCGGCCAATAGCAGGCGAATAACCGCAAAAATCTACCGTCTTGCTTGTCGAATTATTGATGAGTTGGCGCGAACCACCCGACTCATACTTAACGGTTAGTTCAGTCAAGTTAATGGTAAAGGCTGCATGGCTTGTATTTGGGAAAGCATGATAATATGCAACTTGCAGGCGCCCTTTCGTTTGATCTTTATCCTTCGTGAAACTCAAGGGAAGCTGCTGCAACTCCAGCCTATTTTGAGCTGCACCCATCGTTCCACGCTTTAGATCGAAGCTACCAGTTTGCACAACATAGCTTGACGCAAATTTGGCCGTCACAGAAACAATATCCGCATTTAAACCGCGGACGTCTAAGTCAATTTGCACCTTTGCAAGTTCATGTTTAAAAACAAGGTCTAAGGCCTGTTCCCCAGCGACGGCAGTAAAGTTACCCGAGGTATAGAGCAGTGGCTGATCGAACCGACTGTTTACGCTGGGGTTATTCATATCCAAGACCGTCGGAAGTACTTCAGGAGAATTGAAAGAATAGGCATACCAGCGGTAATGTACCCCCTGACTTAATGAGATTGTCGTCGACACCCCCGACACCAAATCAACCGCCTGATCAAAACGCTCCGAATTGTTCACCACGCGGTAAAGCAACATGCGGTAGGCAACGCCATTTTCTAACTTAATTAAGGACGAATAAGTTTTAATAATTTCACTCTTTTTTTCTCCAAGACTACCTTGCAGTTGCTTAGCGCTTCCCAAAGCCTCCCGTTCACTTGCCACACTTAACAGCTCCGAGTGAGCAGCAACCAGCGATTGGGACAAGCCTCGATTAACAAGACTTGGATTACTGACTTCACTTGCGCGCAGCGCACCGCCAGAAAAAACGACCGCTGTAGACTCGTAAACGTTTGATTCCATTCGTAGAATCGATAGTTCTGTCTGCTGATTATCCAGCGCATCTTGTTTCGAAGTACAGGAAAATAACATCAGCGGTACGGCCAAAAATAGGATTAAAAAGTTTCGTAGGTTTATAGTTTCCATGTTCAATAGCTTAAATCAATACCACATTTAAAAATCTAGGTTCTTCTTCACCTCTTCAACCTCCATTTCAATTACATCTGGTTGTAAGGCAGATTCCTTAGCAGGGATGATTTTTGGAGAGCTCGCAGCAAGGCAAGTTTCAAGTTCCACGACATTAATATCAATCAGAGGGGTCGAATAAGGACGCTTTTTCTTTTTCATAGCGTATTAATAATTATATTTTAGTAGATGGACATTCGTCCGTTTATATACACGTTGTAGATGGCTCCAAATAATCCTGTACACGCTCCCCTGTTTCAGGCGAATACTTCTTCAACCCATTTGGCTTTTCAATGAGCATAATGATCGAACAATATTACCAGCACTTCGCTAGCGGAAAAATGATAGGAATCACAAAAACAAATCAATTATTTAATTACAACAAACAAACTGTCCTATAGGGATATTTTTAAGAAATTTAGTGCTTTTATTTTCTAATAAATTTATTTATTGTCAACTGAACACTACAGGATTTCCCTCAATAAACTAACCAGCCTTAGTGTGTTACCAAGCGATTGTTGCAAAAATTTAGAAAAACAAGATCTTCAAGAAAAAAAGGACAGCGAAGACAACTCGACACCTAATTCTACGTGACAACAAAAATCACGGAATTAGCCCTGAAATAATTCTATGCCTGCCAGATCGATGGCGCGTCGACCAAGCCCCAATGCGAGGATCTGCAAAGTTGCCAAAAAGATCTAGGCAGCTATGCCTACTATAGCATTGACGAGCTTCAGATTAACGACGTCGATAGCTTATACATTGTGAACGAAGGTGAAAAATTAATCATCAAACCGCAGCTATCCTCTACTATGCAAAACAAAATTGATCCTTCAGATTACACTTTTGAATGGTTCATTGGTATTGAAAGCGGTACGCAGGGCATTGCCCCACGATTTTTTTCGAACACCATCAACTTAGACACCGTATTAGACCTCAGCTTGGGCGAAATTGAAATGTACCTTCGAGTGACAGATAAAAAAAGTGGAATATTTGCACTAAAGACATTTAAGCTTGCAATGACAAACCAGGGGTACGAAGGTTGGTTAGTGCTAAACGATGACGATGGCAACGCACGTATAGACATGGTCAATGTGTATAAGGGAAATAATCGGGTTTATACCGACATCATTAACGAAATGGGAGGAAACTTCGCCATCAATGGTCGTCCCATAGCGATAGTTACAGCAAGAACAAACGATGTTTATGAAGGATTCTTGAATTATGTCCTCACTAATGAAGGTGGATATGCCTTCAATTATGATAATTTCAATAGTGAAGCAACTTACGACTTCAAAAACACGCTCCCAAACACCTCATTTAACGATTTTTCCGACAGCAGACTGGAAGCTGCAGGTCCAATGTTTGAAGTCCTTCACACCAATGGATCGGTTTTCCTAAAACCTTACGCCTACGAATTTCGCCCCGCGATCAATCGAGTCAACGAACAAACCTTTCGAGCCTCACCATTTGTCGCAGCATCCGACAAGTCCTATCAACCCATATGCATCCTCTTTAATCAGGACAACAATGCTTTTTATCGATATCCTGGAACAGGAATCAACTGCTTCCCCTTACTCTTTCCGGAAATAGATACGAATCAGAAAAAACTTCTTTACATGACCTATACAAAGTACAACGGAGGTGAAGTATTCGCTGTACTACAAGACTCGATAACGCAGAAAGTATTTCTGGCGCGCATGTTATTAAGCGGGCAGTTCCTATCCTTCGATGAAATTACCGGAGAATCGATTACAAAGGCAGAGAATTTTGCCGTTAGTCCCACATTTGGCTATTTATTTTACAGCGTAAAAGGTCGATTGTATGAGTTCGATTTCTCCAATAAAAAGACGTATAAAATGCTCGACTTATCAGATAAACAAATAACGATGTTAAAGTTTCCGAAGCTACATTTAACGGGACTTAAAGATCAGTATATGCAAATGCAGTACGATTTGGCACTAGCCTCTCATGATGTAAAAGTCCCAAGAAAAAGCGGCGAATTTTCTGTTTATACGGTACCAAGTATTAATAGGCCAATTCAATTACAATCAAGCTTTCGCGGTTTCGAAAAAGTCGTTGATGTTGCCTACAAAGAGCGATTCTAAGCAACAAGTATTCAGAAAGTGAAACAGGGCTTATTTCCTGTTCAATACACAAATGAGCCCATTCAACTTAAGTCGACTTCGAGTTAAACAACAATCAACTTTTGTATATTTTCTCCATGATAATTTTAAAAATTTAACTTGGTCGTGAAAAAATTGCTGGATAGCTCTATGTACTCCCAGGGAGAAAGGTCCTAACAAAAATAGCACATAAAAACATCATTAAACGCTATGAGCATTAATAGCAGAGATAACACTTGCAAAAAACCTGCGTGCTTACTTAATCCTTGGAGTAAATGAGATGAAGGTACTGTTCGATCGATAAATTCAGAATTTGCCATCCAAAATATAACAGGTACCTATATTAAGTCGCCATAAAAACCGCTCAAACAAAGGTATCTATGAAGAATTAAATATATTAAAAAACTACGTCAAAAATCACTTTAAAACTGCGTTAAAAAGCACTTCGTAAGCGACAAGGATCAATCCTTTTATTAATGATATAAATTAATTAAATAATCCACTAGACCTTTAGCGCCAGCTAACGTTCTATCCAAAAAAAGCGGCTTCATGAAGGAAATGCCAAGTTTTACACAGATATTAACGAAATAGAACGACGGAACGACGATTAATGTGTTGACCGAGAAAAATTATTGGATTGAAATCAGTTATACAACCAATAAATATTGGGGTTCCAAACTTGACGCATCAACAACTGACCCAAAAACAGCAGCTTGCAAGCACCTTCCTCTAGTACGAAAGACAGTCGAAAATTGAAACGATGAGTAGCCGTCGCAGTATTAGTTTGATAATCAGTGTTGTCGCAATTCAATTTTTGCAATCTCAAAAAAAATGGTAGTTGTATAGAAGCTGAAAAATTCTAAAATATTGATTTCGATTCCGAAAAAAATCTCTTAATTTATGTTCACGGAGAAATTATCTTGAAAAATTTACGGCGTCAAACGCTCGAAAAACACCTCGATAAATTTATAAAATAATTTTAATAGGCGTCATGGATGGATGCATATGAGGATTTTCTATTAGAATATAACTCCGAAAAAGTACCTCTGAACATCGGTTAAACTAATAAATAAAACCTAACCATAATGTTTGTCGAGGCAACTTTTTCCCTGAACCTAAACAATTCCATACGATAAAAACAAATGATTGAGCAAATTCTGTTTAAATATTTATTCCTTACAATTACGATCAAACAAAATCCGTAATAAGATTATTTTATATACGGATAAAACGCTATTGATAAGCAAAAATTAATAAGACATATGCACAACATCTTCATCATTGTTTACATATAAACTAAAAATCTTTAAATTTAGTTTATATATATACTATAAAATTTATATATTTGTTCAACAATAATCTAGAATGAACTATCAACTTATTAAAGATGTACTTGAACTTGTTGAAGAGTTCGAAGTAAGTACAGATTCTTCTCCCCATGCTGATATTGAAAGTTTTAAACAATGGCTGGTGAAGAATACCCATTACAACTCAGTGGATGCAGATCCCAATTGGGAGGGGAAAGTAAATGGAAGAAGTAAAGAGAGTATCATAAGTACGCTAATTGTACATATGAATAGATTCGGCAAGAATTATTCGAAGGCGGCAATTCTTGGATCAGAATTTACTTCACAAGAGGATTTTATTTATTTGATAAACCTAAGAGCATTTGGAAAAATGACGAAGATGGAACTGATCAAGAAAAATGTTCATGAAAAACCCATCGGTATATTGATTATCAATAGGCTAATGCTTAAAGGTTGGATAATTCAAGAGAAAAATGATTCTGATAAAAGAAGCAAAATTATCAGTATTACGAATGAAGGAATTGAGGCATTGGAAAATCAAATGATTAAGATTCGTCAAGCTACAAATATCGTTAGTGGCGATTTATCCGAAAAAGAGAAAACTGAGCTAATCAGGTTATTGAGTAAATTAAATGATTTCCATCTTCCTATTTACGAAAAAAATATCGATTCAAGTCAACTACTAGAAGTCGGATTAAGTAGCAGCCTAAAAAAATAATATAAATAAACTATGCCATTACGTCAACTTCGATTCGAAAAGAAAAATATGCATGTAACTTACAACCTCAATAAATTATGAGAAAAAAAATAGCCATTATAGGTTCTGGATTTTCTGGTTTATCAGCTGCTGCTTACGCAGCGAAATTTGGATGTGAGGTTCATGTTTTTGAGCAACACAGTCAACCTGGAGGTAGAGCAAGGCAGTTTTCAACGAATCAAGGTTACGTTTTCGACATGGGACCAAGTTGGTATTGGATGCCGGATATCATAGAAAGCTTCTTTACAGATTTTGAATTTAAAGCTGCCGATTTTTATCGTTTAGAATCGTTAGACCCGCAATTCGAAATGATTTTTTCAGATGATAAAATCAATATTCCAAAAGATTTTGATGACTTGAAATCATTATTTGAAGAAATAGAAAGCGGTGCCGGATTGCACTTGGAAAAATTCATGACTTCCGCAAAGTTTAAATACGAAGTCGGCATGAAAGAATTTGTAAATAAACCGTCTTATAGCTGGCTAGAATTTGCTTCTTACAAAATTGCAAAAAGCTCTCTTAAATTGGATTTGCTGTCCAATTTTAAAGACTACGTCGGCAAGTATTTTAAAAACGATAAACTGCGCACGTTGATGGAGTTTCCTGTTATATTCTTGGGGGCTTCACCTGACAAGATACCAGCTTTATATAGCTTAATGAATTATGGAGGCTATGGCTTAGGCACACATTATCCTATGGGTGGTTTTTATCAAGTTGTTTTAGCCATGAAGAAAGTTGCAGAGATACAAGGTGCAGTTTTTCATTTCAATCATACGGTTGAGAAAATAAACGTGCAAAAAGACAAGGTGACCTCCCTCATGATCAACGGAGAGTTACATGATTTTGATGCCGTAGTTGCCTCTTCCGACTATCATCATTCAGAATCGCTTTTGCCAGAAGAATTTCGAAATTATAATGAAGAATATTGGAAATCTCGAACATTTGCTCCCTCCTGTCTGATTTATTATTTGGGGATTAGCGAACAAATAACAAAACTAAAGCACCATACTCTATTTTTCGAAAATGATTTAGATGAGCATATCAGATCAATTTATAAAGAAAAGAAATGGCCTGAAAAACCCCTATTTTATGCATGTTGCCCATCTAAAAGCGATCCAAGTGTTGCTCCAAAAGGTAAAGAGAATTTGTTCCTATTAATGCCTTTAGCGATAAACATCAACGATGATGAAGCTACCAGAGAACGATACTTAAAGGACATGTTGAATCGGTTAGAGCGACATACCGGAGTAAGTGATTTAATCTCAAAAATCGAATATAAAAAAAGCTATTGTGTTAAGGATTTTATGGCAGATTATAATGCGTATGGTGGCAACGCCTACGGATTAGCCAATACGCTCAAACAAACAGCGGTTTTGAAACCTAAAATCAAAAATAAAAAGCTCAACAATTTATTTTACACGGGGCAATTAACTGTCCCTGGTCCTGGCGTACCCCCAGCGATTATTTCCGGAAGAATAGTTGCTAACGAAATTATAAAACTAAATCTCAAAACTATATGAAACAATTATTTGATGAACTTTCTTACTCCGTAAGCGAAATAATTACGAAAAAATATAGTACAAGTTTTTCTTTAGGAATCTTAGCGCTAAAACCTAGTATAAGACCAGCTATTTATGCTATTTATGGATATGTTCGTTTAGCAGATGAAATTGTCGACAGCTTCCATGGATACGACAAAGAAAAACTTTTAAAAAGGCTAAGGATAGAGACTGAAAATGCAATAAATGAACGAATATCTATCAATCCTATCTTGAATTCCTTTCAAGAAATTGTAAATCGATATGAAATAGATAAGAAATTGATTGAACAATTTTTACATAGCATGGAAATGGATTTAAAGAACATTGATTACAGCACTGAATTGTTCAAAGAATATATTTTTGGCTCCGCGGAAGTCGTTGGTTTGATGTGCTTACAAGTATTTACTGAAGGAAATAAAGAGAAATATGAAGAACTTAAACCATATGCAATGAAGCTAGGTTCTGCATTTCAAAAGATCAATTTTTTAAGAGATTTAAAGGATGACTATCATATTTTAGGAAGAACCTATTTCCCGAATATTGACATGAAAGTATTTGATAATCAAGTAAAACATCAAATTGAAAGAGAAACCGAAGAGGAATTCAAAGAAGCCTTAGTTGGGATTAAAAAGCTTCCCAATTCCGCGATGTTTGGTGTCTATTTAGCTTATAAATACTATTTATCGCTATTACATAAAATAAAAAGAAAGTCCTCAAAGGAAATTCTCAACAATCGAATACAGGTACCCAATTCAATAAAAGCCTATGTTGCCTTTAAAAGTTATGTAAGATATAAAACAGCTAATCTATAATCATGACCTGGAATACTTTAATTGTAGTCGCTTGCATATTTTTAAATTTGAATGCCAGTTTAACGAGTTTAGATTCGATAAGAAGCAACTTTAAAAAAGTCGTTGAAGATAAGGATCTATGTAAGAAAATGATTGATAAGCTGAGTGAAAACTATGTAAATCTTCCGATTCGACAAGCCTATTTAGGTGGATATCAAACTATTTGGGCAAATCATACTTTTAGTCCTATAAGTAAACTAAAAACCTTTAAAACCGGGAAGAAAAACATAGAACTTGCGATTGAAAAAGCGCCCAGTAATGCAGAAATAAGATTTATCAGACTTTCTATTCAAAAGAATACACCTGCATTTTTGGGCTACCAAACTAATATCAAAGAGGATTCAGATTTTATTAAGAAAAACAAACATCAGATTACCTCAATGACGCTGTTAAAAGATATAGAAGCAATTTTAAATCGATAATTTAAAAGATATGAATCTATTAATTACATTATCAGTATTTATTTTAATGGAGGGTGCGACTTGGCTGATCCATAAATATATTATGCATGGATTCTTATGGGTACTACACAAAGATCACCATGATCACAGTAATAAAACTGCTCTTGAAAAGAACGATTACTTCTTTATCATTTTTGCTATACCAACCATATTATTGATGTATTTTGGATCTCTTAGAGATTACAACTACTTATTTTTTATTGGCTTAGGAATCATGCTCTACGGAATGGCCTATTTTTTTGTTCACGACCTATTCATACATCAGCGCTTAAAGTGTTTCTCGCGCACAAATAACCCTTATTTTCTTGCCCTTCGTCGCGCTCATAAACAACATCATAAATACTTAACTAAGGAAGATGGTGAATGTTTTGGCTTTCTCTATGTACCGCTCAAATATTTTAAATTCTATTTCATCAATCAGAAAAAATGATCGCTTACACCTACATACTTGTATTATTTTTTACGGTTATCATCTGTTTCTTAGCGTCCTTCGATAAGAGAATCAGATTCAATGAATACTTTCGTCCATTTATTCTAGCTGCACTAATTACAGCGGTGCCATTTATTGCTTGGGACATTTGGTTTACAAGTAAAGGAGTTTGGTGGTTTAATAAGACTTATACTCTTGGTTTTCAAGTCGCAGAATTACCAATTGAAGAATGGTTATTTTTTATCTGTATTCCTTTTTCCTGCGTATTCACATACTTCTGTATAGACAAATTCTTCAAATTAGACTGGCTATCGGGATTCAACAATTTAATTGCATTCATTACAGTAATTACTTGTTCATTAGCCGCTCTATTGCACTATGATAAAATTTACACTTTAGTAACAGCACTTGTAACCCTATTTAGTATTATCTATCTTCATTTTGTAGTACGTGTAATTTGGATAGCTAAAGCCTCCCTAGTTTATAGCATTCTAATGTTAGGTTTTTTCCCTGTAAATGGCATACTGACAGGAACGGCATTAAACGCTCCGATCGTAAATTATAATCCTGGAGATTTTCTCGGCATACGCATAGGTACTATTCCAATTGAAGATGCAGTTTATGGGTACGCGCAATTTATACTAGTACTCTACTTTTTCATGATATTTAAGTTAAAACAGGAGAAAAAGTCAACGGCACTTTCTAAATAATCTGTGCTTCCATAACAATGTATAGACGACATATTTATGCTTCGCTTTACTTATAATAGTTTTTATAATCCAACTCCAATACTGAAACTTTAGTTTCTTTCAACATGCAATTCAGTGATAGTTTTATGTACGATAGCCAAGCAAAATGTACTTGGTTAAATATTCTGTTAATTATCTGGTCTTTTGAATACGAAATTGCTACAACAAGAGCTATCCTGCTAAATATTTTCCTGGAATCATTCACTGGTATTTACTAAAGAGCAATTAGCTTCGAGGCATGCATTCTCTACTCATTTATTGATTAAAAAAAAAGATCAGAGATCTCAATCTGTTCGTGAAGAAATTATAATCATGTTTATCATAGAAACTAATCCTATTTGTCAGTTGTCTGCAAGCACTAGCTAAAAAATTTTCGTTGAAATACGCGGTGAAGCATGCTACCTCGTTCATTTCTAATAGGATATTCGATATAAGTTTCAATACCGATCAACAATAAAATGATAAATTAAGTAAATGAATTTTTAGGTCATCGATTCAATTAGTTCACTTAACAGTTCCTTTAAGTTTATCGTCGCGTAAGTAGATTCCTGATCAGAATATGCGTATGGTAATATTAACTCTCCATTGTGGATGATCTGGCCACATGAGTAAACAACATTCGGTACGTATCCATTACGTTCTTCTTCATTTGCCCAGAGCAAAGGTCTTTTTAATTTGCCAATAACGTGTGTTGGATTGTCCAAGTCGAGCAACATTGCGCCAATCGCATACTCACGCATAGGTCCAACAGAATGTGTAATAACCAACCATCCTTCAGAAGTCTCTATAGGTGATCCGCAATTACCTACTTGAATAAATTCCCAAGGAAACTCTGGTTCAGCAATTAAGGTAATATCTGAATGCCAATCCGTGACAGATTTAGAAAAAACGATATAACTATTTTCTCCATCAACACGACAAAGCATCGCATAGCTGCCGTTAATCTTCCTAGGGAACAATGCGGCACCTTTGTTTACTATTTTGCCATTTAGCGGCTGCACTTTGAAATGAACAAAATCCTTAGTCGATAAGAGTTTAGGCAAAACGGAATGTCCATCATACGCCGTGTACGTCGCGTAGTATGTCACAGTTCCTTTTTCAGAAACGAAGCGCACAAAACGAGCATCTTCAATTCCATTCTTTTCAGTGTCGCTTATAGGAAAAATAACCCGCTCAGAGATTAAAGTGTCATGTGAATACGCAATCTCGTAATGAGATGAAGCAAGCCAAAGCATTTGTTGCATTAAAATATTTGCCTCGTGATTTAGATCTTCTTCAGCCTTAATCTCCCTTACAAATCGTTGGAGCTCATCATAAGTAAAACTATTTGTTAATTTAACATCAACGATTTTATAAAAGTAGTCATCAGCCTGTTGTAATTCTCGCAGTTTATTCAAAAAATCGTCTTTCTTATATATGTGGTTCTTGATTTGCTTAGGCTTATCCAACAATGTCCCTACGGCGTCAATATGAATGTCGTTATGATTATCGATAAGTGCTGAGCAAAAAACAATAGATGAGAGATGGCCTTCTCCAACTGCACGAAAACTCAAAATAATCCTCTTCTCCCCTTCTAAAGTTTGCGATTGGTCAGGAGAAATTACAATTGAAGGGTTAAAATAGGCTGCGGCTTCGATAGAATATTCCATGGTGAAAAATGAACCTATCAGCATGCGATCGTCTTCTGAAAGCTGCTGCACTTGAATATTTAACACCTTCAATGCCGATTCAGCCACTAAAAAATTACGTTCTAAAATATTCAAGATGCTCCGATGCCGACCAGCGTAGTTTCGTAGTATTTGCGTAATCAAACCCACCTTTTGAGCGGAACTCATCTTCAAAACGCGCTGAACGATCTTAATCGTGCGCTCTTGAGACAGGACAAACTTTCGCGCCAAGACACGATCTAACTTCGGTTTAAAGAATATATTTTTACGATTTACAACAATCCCCATGTCTAATGTCTTAGGAAAACAACTTAACAACAGATATCTTCGACTGATGTTTGACACTTTCTAAATACTTTCCCGCAAGGGAGAACAATTTAGCCCTTTCAGTTGTTATAATAGCGAGTCGCACCGACATTTCACTAATAGATCAATCGAATGAAAATATTAATTATCAGCAGCTACTTGCCGCGAAAATGTGGTATCGCCACCTTTAGTCATGATTTATACAAGTCTTTGGCCGCTCAAGGTGTAGATGTTAGTATTTTAGCAGTTTCGAATGGTACGGAAAAGAGTTTTCCAAAAGAAGTCAAATATAAGTTTTTATTTGATCTTCCGAGTGAATACTTACGAGCGGCAGAATGGATTGCTACTCAGAATTATGATTGTTGTATATTACAACACGAGTTTGGGTTATTCGCTGGAGAAGCGGGCAAATATATTCTCGATCTACTCAGAAAAATTCAAATTCCCGTGATTTCTAATCTACATACCGTATTGGAGAACCCTAGTGCTTCTGAACGTGAAGTAATTGAAAATTGCTCAAAATTATCTACTCTTATCACTGTAATGACAACACGTGCCGTTAATGTCTTGTTGCAAAACTACGGTATTCCCAAAGCGAAAGTTCGACACATTCCGCACGGCGTTCCGGACTTCCAAATAAGTGCAGAAGATGCTAGAGAAGTGCTGGGCCTCGAAGGCAAAATTGTAATGCTGTCCTTTGGCCTACTTGGAAGAAGTAAAGGTTATGAAGTGGCTATCGACGCAGTGTCTCAGATAAAAGAAGAAAATTTCATATATATCATATTGGGTACAACACATCCAAATGTATATCTGCAAGAGGGTGATTCCTATAAACAAGAATTAATACAACGTGCTGCAAGTCACAAGCTAACTGGCAAAGTGCGCTTCGTAGACAAATTTGCCAGTGATACTTTGTTGCAAACTTACTTAAAGGCATGTGATATTTACGTAACTCCTTACCCAGATGCGAATCAAATGAGCAGTGGAACACTTTCCTTTGCCTTAGGTGCAGGTGCGGCCGTCATTTCAACCCCTTATGCTTATGCTAAAGATTTGCTAGCGCAAGGACGCGGATGCTTCTTTGATTTCAATGATTCCGATGGTCTTGCCTACTGTATAAAAAGCTTAATTAACAACTCATTGCTGATGAATAGCTACCGTAACAAGGCATTAGTTTACGGCAAAAAGATGTCATGGTCCAATGTGGGAAAACAGCAATTGATGCTAGTTAAAGAAGTTGTCGCAGGAACAAATTCGCTGTCTCAAATGCCTCGCAAAAATCGAATCAGAAAAACTATAGTACTAGCAAACGTTCAAAATAGGAGTCGAATTGGAAGTTAATGGACAAGGAGCCAACGATCGAAAGCTCGAAAGACAAATTGAAAAATTTATAAAAGAAGAAAAGTTTGATCTAACTTATATTCATCGCCTAAGTAATGGTATTGGAATATTTCAACACGCGATTTATCAGATTCCCAATTATCATCACGGTTATTGTTTAGACGATGTGAGTCGAGCGTTATATCTCTTAGCATTGTCTAACAGATCATGGGACAAATTGTTAGAGGAATCGTTATTTCGTACCTATTTATCGTTCATTCAATATGCACAAACCGAGGAGGGAATTTTTCGAAATTTTATGAATTTTGAAAATCAA encodes:
- a CDS encoding fibrobacter succinogenes major paralogous domain-containing protein, whose translation is METINLRNFLILFLAVPLMLFSCTSKQDALDNQQTELSILRMESNVYESTAVVFSGGALRASEVSNPSLVNRGLSQSLVAAHSELLSVASEREALGSAKQLQGSLGEKKSEIIKTYSSLIKLENGVAYRMLLYRVVNNSERFDQAVDLVSGVSTTISLSQGVHYRWYAYSFNSPEVLPTVLDMNNPSVNSRFDQPLLYTSGNFTAVAGEQALDLVFKHELAKVQIDLDVRGLNADIVSVTAKFASSYVVQTGSFDLKRGTMGAAQNRLELQQLPLSFTKDKDQTKGRLQVAYYHAFPNTSHAAFTINLTELTVKYESGGSRQLINNSTSKTVDFCGYSPAIGRTSLATINFLEGGFTIAGVTWSKANLYYDGSSASYKFREDCSYNYFRNLNSYGLLEYPDKFTQNYAASDYWYWMSLLPNQRRSNWLSTGDDPCKLVKPEGVWRLPTDADFGNLANQANTTEELGYDVIGDASTRYVKYKNKSNTNFLKLKFDGKYNSSLSALEMPNYLYLWTSSKTSKTNGEVAIYFRHDFGTNNGYTSTVADNLNYRQYNIRCVR
- a CDS encoding PKD-like family lipoprotein, which produces MQSCQKDLGSYAYYSIDELQINDVDSLYIVNEGEKLIIKPQLSSTMQNKIDPSDYTFEWFIGIESGTQGIAPRFFSNTINLDTVLDLSLGEIEMYLRVTDKKSGIFALKTFKLAMTNQGYEGWLVLNDDDGNARIDMVNVYKGNNRVYTDIINEMGGNFAINGRPIAIVTARTNDVYEGFLNYVLTNEGGYAFNYDNFNSEATYDFKNTLPNTSFNDFSDSRLEAAGPMFEVLHTNGSVFLKPYAYEFRPAINRVNEQTFRASPFVAASDKSYQPICILFNQDNNAFYRYPGTGINCFPLLFPEIDTNQKKLLYMTYTKYNGGEVFAVLQDSITQKVFLARMLLSGQFLSFDEITGESITKAENFAVSPTFGYLFYSVKGRLYEFDFSNKKTYKMLDLSDKQITMLKFPKLHLTGLKDQYMQMQYDLALASHDVKVPRKSGEFSVYTVPSINRPIQLQSSFRGFEKVVDVAYKERF
- a CDS encoding MarR family winged helix-turn-helix transcriptional regulator, with amino-acid sequence MNYQLIKDVLELVEEFEVSTDSSPHADIESFKQWLVKNTHYNSVDADPNWEGKVNGRSKESIISTLIVHMNRFGKNYSKAAILGSEFTSQEDFIYLINLRAFGKMTKMELIKKNVHEKPIGILIINRLMLKGWIIQEKNDSDKRSKIISITNEGIEALENQMIKIRQATNIVSGDLSEKEKTELIRLLSKLNDFHLPIYEKNIDSSQLLEVGLSSSLKK
- a CDS encoding phytoene desaturase family protein, producing MRKKIAIIGSGFSGLSAAAYAAKFGCEVHVFEQHSQPGGRARQFSTNQGYVFDMGPSWYWMPDIIESFFTDFEFKAADFYRLESLDPQFEMIFSDDKINIPKDFDDLKSLFEEIESGAGLHLEKFMTSAKFKYEVGMKEFVNKPSYSWLEFASYKIAKSSLKLDLLSNFKDYVGKYFKNDKLRTLMEFPVIFLGASPDKIPALYSLMNYGGYGLGTHYPMGGFYQVVLAMKKVAEIQGAVFHFNHTVEKINVQKDKVTSLMINGELHDFDAVVASSDYHHSESLLPEEFRNYNEEYWKSRTFAPSCLIYYLGISEQITKLKHHTLFFENDLDEHIRSIYKEKKWPEKPLFYACCPSKSDPSVAPKGKENLFLLMPLAININDDEATRERYLKDMLNRLERHTGVSDLISKIEYKKSYCVKDFMADYNAYGGNAYGLANTLKQTAVLKPKIKNKKLNNLFYTGQLTVPGPGVPPAIISGRIVANEIIKLNLKTI
- a CDS encoding phytoene/squalene synthase family protein; amino-acid sequence: MKQLFDELSYSVSEIITKKYSTSFSLGILALKPSIRPAIYAIYGYVRLADEIVDSFHGYDKEKLLKRLRIETENAINERISINPILNSFQEIVNRYEIDKKLIEQFLHSMEMDLKNIDYSTELFKEYIFGSAEVVGLMCLQVFTEGNKEKYEELKPYAMKLGSAFQKINFLRDLKDDYHILGRTYFPNIDMKVFDNQVKHQIERETEEEFKEALVGIKKLPNSAMFGVYLAYKYYLSLLHKIKRKSSKEILNNRIQVPNSIKAYVAFKSYVRYKTANL